One Salvia splendens isolate huo1 chromosome 12, SspV2, whole genome shotgun sequence genomic window carries:
- the LOC121758727 gene encoding cyprosin-like, which translates to MKLDYLLTVFCLWAVVCSVLPSSDALRRISLKRRPLDLVRIKAAAEAKLKGKFGIDVNDRQIKLNSGDGDVVYLKNYLDAQYFGEIGIGSPPQNFTVVFDTGSSNLWVPSSKCYFSIACYFHSRYKSSKSSTYTENGKSCSISYGSGSIAGFFSQDNVEVGDVVVKDQVFIEATKEGSLTFVVAKFDGILGLGFQEISVGDVVPVWYNMVNQGLVEEQVFSFWLSSDPEAEVGGEIIFGGVDPNHYKGNHSYVPVTKKGYWQIEVGDFLVGNQSTGLCDGGCAAIVDSGTSLCTGPTAVITQINHAIGAEGVASAECKTLVSQYGDMIWELLVSGVQPDAICSQIGLCFSNGAQSVSSNIEMVVGKESTESVGEDALCTACEMAVVWMKNQLKNEGVKDKVIEYVNQLCDSIPSPGGQSVIDCNALQNMPNVTFSIGGKPYVLTPEQYILKVEQGPTAICMSGFMALDVPPPQGPLWILGDVFMRPYHTVFDYGNLQVGFAESA; encoded by the exons ATGAAGCTCGACTATCTGCTAACTGTTTTCTGTCTGTGGGCTGTTGTATGCTCCGTCCTTCCTTCTTCTGATGCTCTGAGAAGAATTAGCCTGAAAAGGAGGCCTTTGGACCTGGTTAGAATTAAGGCTGCTGCAGAAGCTAAATTAAAGGGAAAATTTGGGATAGATGTCAATGACAgacaaatcaaactaaatagtGGAGATGGAGATGTGGTGTATCTGAAGAATTACTTAGATGCTCAGTACTTTGGAGAGATTGGTATTGGCTCACCGCCGCAGAATTTCACTGTTGTGTTTGACACTGGCAGTTCCAATCTATGGGTTCCATCTTCGAAATGTTATTTCTCT ATTGCTTGCTATTTCCATAGTAGATACAAATCAAGCAAGTCCAGTACATACACGGAAAATG GAAAATCATGCTCAATTTCATATGGCTCCGGGTCGATTGCTGGATTTTTTAGCCAAGACAATGTTGAAGTTGGTGATGTTGTCGTCAAGGATCAA GTTTTCATCGAGGCTACAAAAGAAGGAAGTCTTACCTTTGTCGTGGCCAAATTTGATGGTATTCTTGGGCTTGGTTTCCAGGAAATTTCTGTTGGCGATGTAGTCCCAGTCTG GTACAACATGGTAAATCAAGGACTTGTTGAGGAGCAGGTATTTTCTTTCTGGCTTAGCAGTGACCCTGAAGCTGAAGTGGGAGGTGAGATCATCTTTGGTGGAGTTGATCCAAATCATTACAAAGGAAATCACAGTTACGTCCCTGTGACAAAAAAGGGGTACTGGCAG ATTGAAGTGGGTGACTTCCTTGTTGGCAACCAGTCAACTG GTTTATGTGATGGTGGTTGTGCTGCTATTGTGGACTCTGGGACATCCTTGTGTACTGGTCCAACT GCTGTTATAACTCAAATCAACCATGCCATTGGTGCAGAAGGAGTTGCGAGCGCTGAATGTAAAACACTTGTTTCTCAATATGGAGATATGATATGGGAACTCCTAGTCTCTGGA GTACAACCTGATGCAATTTGTTCCCAGATTGGTCTGTGCTTTTCCAATGGAGCTCAGTCTGTGAG CTCGAATATTGAAATGGTGGTTGGAAAGGAGAGCACTGAATCAGTTGGTGAGGATGCCCTGTGCACTGCTTGTGAGATGGCTGTAGTTTGGATGAAAAACCAGCTAAAAAACGAAGGAGTAAAGGATAAAGTGATCGAATATGTGAATCAG CTCTGCGATAGTATACCAAGTCCAGGAGGTCAATCCGTAATCGACTGCAATGCCTTACAAAACATGCCTAACGTCACCTTCAGCATTGGTGGAAAGCCTTATGTTCTCACTCCTGAACAG TATATACTGAAGGTTGAGCAAGGCCCTACGGCTATTTGCATGAGCGGATTCATGGCTTTGGATGTCCCACCTCCTCAAGGACCTCTTTG GATTCTCGGGGATGTGTTCATGCGCCCATATCACACTGTGTTCGACTACGGAAATCTGCAAGTGGGTTTTGCTGAATCTGCTTGA